The nucleotide window GCTAGGTCTCCTCCTCGCTTGTTCCCAGTATGACCCTCCCCAAAATCTCAATCGATCAGAGATCTGGGCGTCACTACAAATAATCAACTACTCCtcagggcagggcagaggggaaCATACCTTTAAAGGGAGCATTGGAATTATACAAAGGTAAAGTGCCTTGCCCGCAGGATGTAGGGAGGCTCTGGACAGACAGCTGTGATAGCCTTGTCCAGCTGTGGGGGCAATGAACCCCCTCCTTTAAGGCCGCTGGAAGAGCAGAAAACTGTAAATGTGGCCAGAGCCCTGCAAAAATGTCTGTAATACTGCAGCAGATGACAACTGGAATCTGCTGTCACTCAGGGTGTCAGCAGGTTGCCTCTGGGGACAGGAAGAGGCTTTCGTCACCCTACAGGATAACTGTAGGATGTGTCCTGAGGTCTTCTTTTGGCTTGGTGTTCCCCCACTCTGAAGCTCAGACACTGACCCCAACTGGAGAAGAGCCACCATGGAGGGGAGCTCTGCAATGGCACAAAGAAACCTTTTCATCTGCTTGGCCCACATCTCCTCCTCACATTCTTAACATCAAACTCGTGACCGGACAGATTCAGGGCAGGGAAGAAGTTTCTCCCACATATCAGAAGACCTAaagatttttctcccattttgacTGTTCTCTGAAgtgaagagcagaggtctcctcCTCCAGTTACTTGAGTGTACTTCACCTAACTTGTTTACTGTTGTTGCAAAGACCTCAGACAGTGGTGCCACTTCCAGTCTTTTCTGTTCTCTGCCTGTAGCACACAATATGTTAGTCTCCAGAggactgattttttcttttaaactctaaCCCAATTATATAATACAGGCAACAAGGTGAAATTTAACAATCTGCAGTAGACACAATCTTGCAGTCTATCCTGGCTTTAAACTCCAGGAAGCTGCGGGgtagttaatttctgtttttaaacaaggaaTGAGTAATTATAAAGATGGATAAATGAATAAGCAAAGCTCACAGGAGACAATAAATAAATGGCGTGTTGAGCATGCCAGGCAGTTACTACTGTTTCTGCTTCAATGCTATGGTGAAAAAGAAGGTCTAGAGGTCTGAGTCACTCATCCCATGCAGGGCACTGCACTTAATATGTGCTCCTGGCTTTTGAGTTGCCATACTGCATGGGGACACTTAGTGGCTTGATATTTCCGTTTCACAATACTTGCTAATGCACTTTATTTTTTGAGTGTCACTTTGAATATCCTTTAAACAATGCCCTGAAATGCAAAAATCACTGGCAAAAATATCTTATTgtgtctgctgcttcttccctgctGTCCTTCTAATAATCTTTTCAGCAAGGGAGAATCAGAGAGCAACATCGCTGAAGGCAGAGCCGTAAGCTCGCGCTCACCAGTGTTGTGATTGACATGACAGGGCTGCCTCACGCTCTCTCACAGGTAAGGTCATTTCTTGCCAGTTAGGGTAACTTTATTATAAAGTATTGGGAGTCTTACCAGGCACTTTACAAGGATTTGACTTTTTCTCCAAGTCTCTATCTTCATTTCTGGATTCAGGAGAGTGAATAGTTTTATCCTGCTTCTCCTTGTTTGCAGTAGCATTTGGAATGGTTATGTTTTGCAAGGCTGGCTTTTTAGGCAATGGAGGTTTGCTACTAAGCTGTTCAGAGGATTTTGCTTTGGGTTTGatcttttcatttaaagaatCACCAATATTTGTATCGGCTGTTTTTTTGATCTGTGCCTTATCACCTTTTAGAAAGGAAGTCAATCCCTCGTTTTCTAAATTAAACTCTGTACTGTATCTTTTAATCCCTTTTGATTCTGGTGATGAGTTGTCTCTATATTTCAAGGACAGTGAGGTGGATCTAAGTTTCACTTGAAAAGGACTTTTATCTTCACAGCTTGGCTGATTCTGAGATATCACTGAAGAATCACTTGGCACTGGTACCACATCGACAGCCGGAGAAACACAGCCAGCCAAAATTTCTGTAGGTTGGCCTGTGTTCTCAGGGTTGGACTCTGGCAACAAAGCCTGCTTTTTCTTGCTACTTTTTCCCTCCTCCAGATCTGATCCCTTCTGCAAGTCTTCTTTCCACTTCTCATTTCTCAAGGAGACCTTTGCTTTGGACAGGAAGAATCCGGTATTTAATGGGCTTTCCAGCTCTGATCTTTCTGGGAAGTGTAGGCTTCTGGTCCTTGGTCTCTCCCGTGCAGAGGAGACAGAAAACTTTCTCAAGGCATTGACTTCATTGGctgctttttcagctttcttcccCAAAAGTTCCTCCTTGTGGAGCAGTGACTGACTGTTCTCCTTACCAGAGGCAGCTGCCTCTTGCGCAGTCTTTGTTTTCTCTAGAGAGCAGGAAGCAGATGATCCCATGCGTGTTGAGGAAGCAGGACGTGAAACATGGAACAAGTCCATGGGCTGGAAAGAACCTATGGAAAATTGCTTGCTGGACTCTGACAATAGAGCAACCTCTTTCTTTGCCTCTTTATTACAGGGCATTTCTGCAGGTATCTGATCATCCTGCTGCATATTTTCTTCTGACCCTTCCAAACAAACAGTACTATTCTTACTAATCAAAATATCTTCTTCAGATGgtattttatttactgaaagCACAGGAGGAAGCTCCttattttcttgatttaaaatattGATTGACACATCGCTCACATCCCCAGACAACAGATTGGATGCTTCTAAGGAATCTTCTTGCTTTTGTACTTCTCTGTCTGGACTGGAGTAGGAAGAAGTTGCAGAGTCTTTGCCTTCTAACAGCAGTGAGGACTCAGACTTCACACACGTTGTTTCCAGTGTTGGTTGGCAGCCCTCTGGTTTATTCCCTGGTAGCAGGGCTTCCTGTACAACAGCAGACTCAGAAGTAGGCTGAGTCATCGCTGGTCTCAAAGCAGGGGGAAGGTCCTCAGGCATTCTGGGCTTCGGCCAGGAAGCCACATCCTGCGCTGCAGCTGTGCCACATGGCAGTTCTTGATCACTGGGTTTGAATACAGCATCTGGCAAGTCTGTCTGCATCTCCTTTTCATcatcctcttcttcttctgggGTACAGCTCAAATCAGTCAGAGATTCAGACTGGGTCCTCTgcaagaaattaattcagaaagcTCCATCACCATGtacagatttactttttttcttattcatcACTGCATTTACAACCAAGATCTTAGAGAGGAAGGCAATACTTGCCTCCAATGCTGAGCTCGCTGTTTTCGTAGCCTTACATATGGGATACTTTTTTATCTAAGCAGATCCTGGAATAATGTATTTAACCAACATAAAAGCAATCAGTGACACTTCCTTCTGCACAACTAGTGCTTTCATGACTTTGTAGATGGGAAGTTCAGCAAAACAATGGCCATTGGACCGTCCTTGGCACTTGACTCACCAGAGCATACTGGATATGTTGTGTTGCTCTTGGGCAAAAAGCAgcacttgaaagagaaaaatctgtcccTTTGTATCTTGCTACTGCATactagcattaaaaataaaacaacccatTCTTGCATGACTCTGAAGAGGGAAGGGTACACAGAAGGAAGAGCAAAAACCTAACAAGTCCATCCGGTTATGACACTCTATGCCAGCTGAGTATCTACCCCCATATGGCAGTCTTCTGCCTAATCCCACTGCCATACAGCATTACAGCCTTGCCTCCTTTGTGTaaaagtcttctttttctttcaagagtgAGACTATTTGATAAAAGTTTATATATGCATCTGTGAGGTCTTGTGATTAAGCTATGGGCAAGGACTGGCTAAATATATAGGATTATTTGAAAGCACATTATTAAACTGCTGAATATGCCTTTTCATATGGTGCCTATATTAGCTCACTGATTCACTGTAGTTTGTTGGGTAAATACCTATTTTGGATGCAGGCCCTAATTCTAAGAAGACAAAACTTGCACTCTGAAGATACTTTTAGGGTTCTTCCAACTTCTTGTTTTGCATGTGCAATTGCAAAGACAGAGCTGCAATGCCACCTGCATTCACAGTCCATACacacagaaacataaaagcaGAAGACATCAGTTAGCCAGAAGCGAGGTGCACAGGCAGAGTCAggcaggaaaacataaaaatttgTGTTATTGAAAGACGTGAATGCTCTCCATGGAAAACCAGGAGGCCTCAGTCATCTGGCAGTTCATAGGCAGACTGGACAAAGCAATTGTATTTCAGTAACAA belongs to Strix uralensis isolate ZFMK-TIS-50842 chromosome 2, bStrUra1, whole genome shotgun sequence and includes:
- the CRACDL gene encoding CRACD-like protein isoform X1, with translation MSSSRIMDPKVRETEGDGEDNSGKKKSKFKSFKKFFGKKKRKETSSSGSSNLKLFQSTSDVAASHDMHVNYDSEDELETHKGIMGSRALSHDSIFIPEAGQEPARPVRVFSQENISDRIRALQLKLQPTMKLGPPPPFGLHAKRTEDAGTSSEDDGLPRSPPEMSLLHENLNSGTTRFSDSHKHLSSLSLAGTGSEEEEQVTLGPSSRSHSTDGQLFPRQGNAKTGAPQISDSTISPAANFDTPPELSSCLDNSAAKHKLLIKPRNQRSSKMRRFSQRTQSESLTDLSCTPEEEEDDEKEMQTDLPDAVFKPSDQELPCGTAAAQDVASWPKPRMPEDLPPALRPAMTQPTSESAVVQEALLPGNKPEGCQPTLETTCVKSESSLLLEGKDSATSSYSSPDREVQKQEDSLEASNLLSGDVSDVSINILNQENKELPPVLSVNKIPSEEDILISKNSTVCLEGSEENMQQDDQIPAEMPCNKEAKKEVALLSESSKQFSIGSFQPMDLFHVSRPASSTRMGSSASCSLEKTKTAQEAAASGKENSQSLLHKEELLGKKAEKAANEVNALRKFSVSSARERPRTRSLHFPERSELESPLNTGFFLSKAKVSLRNEKWKEDLQKGSDLEEGKSSKKKQALLPESNPENTGQPTEILAGCVSPAVDVVPVPSDSSVISQNQPSCEDKSPFQVKLRSTSLSLKYRDNSSPESKGIKRYSTEFNLENEGLTSFLKGDKAQIKKTADTNIGDSLNEKIKPKAKSSEQLSSKPPLPKKPALQNITIPNATANKEKQDKTIHSPESRNEDRDLEKKSNPCKVPERSVPSPVAAGDSGRDPDTPAEPAWISIARQKQRGMQQEQELDREKLVALDVKSDTEKQNKEKEQTEGSVKQPWSKPSHLAPKTTSEEQRKETKSEVKEPLLRTNSLSHVPVAPSPALVDKEEIHHLKKASNTASDQPSWMELAKKKSQAWSDMPQIIK
- the CRACDL gene encoding CRACD-like protein isoform X2 translates to MSSSRIMDPKVRETEGDGEDNSGKKKSKFKSFKKFFGKKKRKETSSSGSSNLKLFQSTSDVAASHDMHVNYDSEDELETHKGIMGSRALSHDSIFIPEAGQEPARPVRVFSQENISDRIRALQLKLQPTMKLGPPPPFGLHAKRTEDAGTSSEDDGLPRSPPEMSLLHENLNSGTTRFSDSHKHLSSLSLAGTGSEEEEQVTLGPSSRSHSTDGQLFPRQGNAKTGAPQISDSTISPAANFDTPPELSSCLDNSAAKHKLLIKPRNQRSSKMRRFSQRTQSESLTDLSCTPEEEEDDEKEMQTDLPDAVFKPSDQELPCGTAAAQDVASWPKPRMPEDLPPALRPAMTQPTSESAVVQEALLPGNKPEGCQPTLETTCVKSESSLLLEGKDSATSSYSSPDREVQKQEDSLEASNLLSGDVSDVSINILNQENKELPPVLSVNKIPSEEDILISKNSTVCLEGSEENMQQDDQIPAEMPCNKEAKKEVALLSESSKQFSIGSFQPMDLFHVSRPASSTRMGSSASCSLEKTKTAQEAAASGKENSQSLLHKEELLGKKAEKAANEVNALRKFSVSSARERPRTRSLHFPERSELESPLNTGFFLSKAKVSLRNEKWKEDLQKGSDLEEGKSSKKKQALLPESNPENTGQPTEILAGCVSPAVDVVPVPSDSSVISQNQPSCEDKSPFQVKLRSTSLSLKYRDNSSPESKGIKRYSTEFNLENEGLTSFLKGDKAQIKKTADTNIGDSLNEKIKPKAKSSEQLSSKPPLPKKPALQNITIPNATANKEKQDKTIHSPESRNEDRDLEKKSNPCKVPERSVPSPVAAGDSGRDPDTPAEPAWISIARQKQRGMQQEQELDREKLVALDVKSDTEKQNKEKEQTEGSVKQPWSKPSHLAPKTTSEEQRKETKSEVKEPLLRTNSLSHVPAPSPALVDKEEIHHLKKASNTASDQPSWMELAKKKSQAWSDMPQIIK